In Epinephelus fuscoguttatus linkage group LG6, E.fuscoguttatus.final_Chr_v1, the DNA window CATCTTAATGATGAGACAGGAGCTGGAAGTTATGTCAATAAAGTATCACTATTGtgatgacactgtgacactgttttctctgctctgtgtgaTAGTTGAGTGAAATAAAGTGCAAATGCTTCTGCCTGCTTTTCTTATCAAATGTTTTATGTGTATAAATATCTTCTGGCAACACTAAAAGTCTTGTCTTGTCTCAGAGGAAATGAAGCTATATGACTCTGACCTGTCGCTGCCTATCCCAAGCCTGCAGGATTTTTTTCCGCAGCCACTGACATCTTGCAGTCACTAGGGCAATATGCCCCAAgactctctcctccctctgtaaACGACAAAACAAGGAGTCAAAtggatggaaaaaaataatcttagtTGGATAATTTCAATCAGCAGTTTAGAGTCACAGCCTCTTATCATCACAAACCCACCTCGCCCAAAATAAACTCCACATCACAGAACTGACGATTCTCCCACAGTTTGCCGTAGTCCTCATGGAGTGTACACTTTGGGTAGCAGGAGAActgcaagaagaagaaaataatattCTCAAGAGGTGCATAACTATTAAAGTTACTCTACAACCACACTTTTGCAACTACTGCTTTTGACCAGAGTGTCCAAATGATATAAAATATTTAGAGACAGTGCTTGTATATTTTAATAATGCATTTGTTTGACACGAACCTGGAATCTGTACATCTCCCCACTGCGTACATTGTTGTCTACTGTTCCTCCAAAGATGTACATGGCATCTTgaatcacagcagcagcatggaaGAGTCTCCCACTGGGCATCTGAAGgggcagggagagagaaagtCAAGGAGATTGTTCATAAAGGCTGCCTTaaaatttgttcatttttaaatatggtATTTACACACACAACTAATCCAACTTAACAGCTGCAGTCACATAAAATAAGGGATAGTCAGTGGGGGTGGTAAGTAAATACCAACATGTTCTTGTTTTATAATTCAGCCTGTCACATACAAATTCACCCATTTCCATCGTCTACTGacacagtttgtttttcaaatcCATATGGTTCATACCTCACTGTCCATGCTCGGATGGATCACCTCCCAGCTCTGGGAGTCCACATCGTAGCAGTGCAGTTCGTTGGGCAGAGTGTTGTCAGCCGCACCTCCAAATACATACAGGTGGCGGTCAAAAGCAACCATAGTGTGGCCGTAACGTCTTTGGGGAGGTGGTGGGGAGCCTCGCAGTAAGTGTTCGGTCGGGATGCGTGTCCACCTGTGAAGATAAAGTAATTATCATTCCCATGTAACACTACAAAATGAGTGACTGAGGGAAGTCATAGGCACTGGCAAAGGGTGTACTCACATGTGGCCCTTGAACTCAAACTGGAAGAGGTTGTTGGTTATCTTAGCTCCACTCTGACCAGAAAATACAAACATCTTGTCCCTGCATACAGCGACAGGAAAGTTGCAGCAAGATGGAGGAATCTCACCACTCTGGTCAATCTGATGGACACAAAGGCAGAGACAGACATGTGAACACATAAAGTACAGTGTTGGTGAGCTTTGTATTCTCAATGTCCTTCTTGTagtatattttaattattatactGGCCTCCTCCCAACACGCATGTTCTCGATCTTGCAGATTGATGGTCCACATGTCATTCAGCCTGCACAAGGAGGGACTATCGGTCAATATTATATTCAAAAAACAATGTTTCaattgtgattaaaaaaaaagtcaaacacaccTGGCGTTCCCATCATAGCCAGCAAATATCCACAGTTTATCACTATAGACCGTGGCCCCATGTGCAGACCGAGCCACTGGCAAGCTGAAACAGAGACGGATGACAGTAAGGCTGAATTCTGATACGAGTTATAGGATTTTTGATTGACAGGTTGATTAAAACTGATTTCCGCATAGAATTTACACCCCCATCCATCCAAAAATAGATGTGCTTCCAGATGTAAGAAGACACTCTTTCCTGCAGTTTAAAGTGAACAAGGTCATCTTGTAACGAGGACAGCTCACAATAAGCTTCAATTATAGAAACTGAAGTCACGGGGGGGAAATATACAATTCACTGCTGGTTATGTGCCCATTAATTAAACTCCCCACAGGTTGACCATGTTTGGAAAATACACCAATTAATTCCAGACTTGTTTTAGGAAAAGGTGAAACACATTACCTCCCCTCCACTTTCCATTCAGTCCACTGCCCTGTTGCAAACTTGTACTCAAAaaggtcatttttgtttttgaggtTTGAGTTTGAGTAGATGTCTCCAGTGTAGCCCCCTGAAAAATATCAAGTCAAACATTTTAGCATCACTATTACTTGAGCTTGAAATGGGCAGGATGAATGGTATGTTATTGTGAGGAGCATAAGCTTAAAAAAAGttaccaaaaacaaacatgctgctGCCATAAACAACAGCTGAGTGATGATATCTGGGAGCAGGTGGAGTTCCAGTGGTGAAGGCTCTGTAGTGAATTTCATACACaggaaataaaatcatatttcaCAGTCTATAAttctttaaattattaattaaaggTGGGGTGGTGCATTATTGCAATCTTACCGACACCATGAGCAGTCCTTCACATCAAAGCGAAGCAAGTCATTCAGCATGTTCTTCCTATTTGGTGACACAAAATATAGACGTATGTGTTTAAGTGACAAAATGTGCAAAGGAAAAATCCCTGTCACTACCCTTTGCTACTCACCCATTGTCTCCCCCAAACACGTAAATGGCATCCCTGTATGCCACAACAGTATGCTTGCTACGCCTGAATAGAGAAAATGAAGTTCAGGGTGAATGATAGGCTGCAAATCTGCAAACTGAGCCATCTACTCATCTGTCAACATGTTACCTTGCACCGACAAACTCATCACACGGAGGGAGTCTTCTCCAGCGATGAACAGTCTCAAATGGGCCGAAATTAAGCGTCAGATATTCCACGCTGTCAGAGCAACTGTGGTCGAAATCAACACTCGGGGCCACTTTGGTTGATTTACAGGACATTGTTGCTAACTCATCCAGCTGAATCACTTTTCAGGGCCACTCATCTGCAGGGACGTCCACAGTTCACGCCATCGTTAAAAGTCAGCCATGCAGCGTGAGAGCTAGCTTAATGGTTGTGCCGCTACTAACTAAGCTGTTTGACACTGTTATTACCTTTAAGATGACACTGAAGACAGTTGTATTTACGTTAGAGGATTATAGACTTACGGCTAACAGTTAGCTCCTCGCGATGCTAAAAACTAACATTAGCCGCATAGCTAGCCCtggctagcaagctagctttgTGCTAAGCTGCAAAACAAGCAACAGCGAATGAAAAGTTAACGAATAGCTACCAACGATATACTGAAATATCTGTTTTATCCGGCTCAATACTACAGCTACTGTGCAAACGAAGTGAATAACTTTCCACGGTACTAGCCACAAACGCTAACGTTAAACTAGCAAAAGAAGAGTGGTTTCATTAAAGACCACAGTCAGCCAGCCACGCCCCCGAGCGCTAGACTGGTGAGTGCTTCACTTCCTGTAATGTCTCAATGAAACTGTACAAGATAGATAATAAATGATGTTATTCATCTTGTATGGTTTCCTTGTAATGTACAAAACATCAGGACATTTAAACATCATGGGACATCACTTGTCAGTGAGGCATTTATAATAAAGTTACCATTTTCCAATAAGCCATGAGGTCAGCAGttgtaaatattaataaaagatATCTagggtcatgtttttgtttgaattttCCAACAAGCTAGGCCATTAGACAAACTAAGATTATCTGGAATTTTGATATGAGTCACTAACAAAGGGTTTTTACAATAATTTATAAAGTCTGCTGATGTAAATTTTTGTATAGGCTACTATTGCATGACTTTTGGTCTAGCCAGAGGGATTTTGCCCAAATGTCATTCTTAATAATATCATATAACTGCTCTGTGAAGCACTAGCAGGTAATTGTAATTTATTAACCACTGGTAACGGCATGAGTTACAAGTAATAGACTCTTAATAAAGGCTGTTTTATTTGGAAGTGGTAATGAATATTCTATTTTtggaatatatatattgtaaccTATCTTCTGATCAGCTTTTCATTCAGGGACAAAGCATAcaattcgtgtgtgtgtgtgtgtgtgtgtgtgtgacagacatATATCTTGATGTATGAGCACACATCTGGGAGATATGTGAACCTTTGTAGAATCAGGTTGGGGTTTGCACCAGGAGCACAGGTGTAATTCATAACATTACTAATGTCTGCATGCAATTAAGTGCATGTTGTCTTAGTGAACTGActtcataaataataaaataatgtagCCATCGCTAACATTATTAGTGCCACATTTGCTCTTCCTCTTGCAGTCAAAATGTcgaaatgtctgctgtaaaaaaagCCGAACAAACTAAACTGCAGGGAGGAAGCACATTTATTGGTACGAAgcaccatttgcattttttacaGAAGACATTGTGACCTGTCACAAAAGGAAAAGCCAAGATGTAAATACTAAAATTAACGATGAAAATTAAATATGGATTAATGATGGCGGAGactgtcatggcttactgggacatGGGAATAGAACAAAACcataataatgtttttaataaCGCCTTTGCTTTTTGTCTATTATGACAAGTCAAAGTGTTGGCTGCAGAAAAAAGCTATTTTCAGACCTTCATAGAACTTCATTGCTGCTGTATGGCCATCTTCTGCACATATCTTCTTGGTATTTTTACTGTATGAATGACTTGGCTCATCAAGCCAGCCACATAATCCTGTAACACTGAATCCCAGTTTGTCCCCTAAAATTCTACCAACCTTTTAG includes these proteins:
- the lztr1 gene encoding leucine-zipper-like transcriptional regulator 1 isoform X2, producing MSCKSTKVAPSVDFDHSCSDSVEYLTLNFGPFETVHRWRRLPPCDEFVGARRSKHTVVAYRDAIYVFGGDNGKNMLNDLLRFDVKDCSWCRAFTTGTPPAPRYHHSAVVYGSSMFVFGGYTGDIYSNSNLKNKNDLFEYKFATGQWTEWKVEGSLPVARSAHGATVYSDKLWIFAGYDGNARLNDMWTINLQDREHACWEEIDQSGEIPPSCCNFPVAVCRDKMFVFSGQSGAKITNNLFQFEFKGHMWTRIPTEHLLRGSPPPPQRRYGHTMVAFDRHLYVFGGAADNTLPNELHCYDVDSQSWEVIHPSMDSEMPSGRLFHAAAVIQDAMYIFGGTVDNNVRSGEMYRFQFSCYPKCTLHEDYGKLWENRQFCDVEFILGEREERVLGHIALVTARCQWLRKKILQAWDRQRQTKQDSSEESDEGAAGGPRDIPAGNRPMLEVFIREAEAQPFEVLMQFLYTDKIQYPRRGHVQDVLLIMDVYKLALSFKLSRLEQLCVQYIEASVDLQNVLSVCENANKLQLDQLKEHCLNFVVKESHFNQVIMTKEFEHLSTPLIVEIVRRKQHPPPRLYSDQPVDIGTSLVQDMKAYLEGGGLEFCDIILLLDGHPRPAHKAILAARSSYFEAMFRSFMPVDGQVNISIGEMVPSKQAFESMLRYIYYGDVNMPPEDSLYLFAAPYYYGFSNNRLQAYCKQNLEMNVTVENVLQILEAADKTQALDMKKHCLHIIVHQFIKVSKLPNLRSLSQLLLLDIIESLATHISDKQCAEMGSDI
- the lztr1 gene encoding leucine-zipper-like transcriptional regulator 1 isoform X1 yields the protein MSCKSTKVAPSVDFDHSCSDSVEYLTLNFGPFETVHRWRRLPPCDEFVGARRSKHTVVAYRDAIYVFGGDNGKNMLNDLLRFDVKDCSWCRAFTTGTPPAPRYHHSAVVYGSSMFVFGGYTGDIYSNSNLKNKNDLFEYKFATGQWTEWKVEGSLPVARSAHGATVYSDKLWIFAGYDGNARLNDMWTINLQDREHACWEEIDQSGEIPPSCCNFPVAVCRDKMFVFSGQSGAKITNNLFQFEFKGHMWTRIPTEHLLRGSPPPPQRRYGHTMVAFDRHLYVFGGAADNTLPNELHCYDVDSQSWEVIHPSMDSEMPSGRLFHAAAVIQDAMYIFGGTVDNNVRSGEMYRFQFSCYPKCTLHEDYGKLWENRQFCDVEFILGEREERVLGHIALVTARCQWLRKKILQAWDRQRQKTKQDSSEESDEGAAGGPRDIPAGNRPMLEVFIREAEAQPFEVLMQFLYTDKIQYPRRGHVQDVLLIMDVYKLALSFKLSRLEQLCVQYIEASVDLQNVLSVCENANKLQLDQLKEHCLNFVVKESHFNQVIMTKEFEHLSTPLIVEIVRRKQHPPPRLYSDQPVDIGTSLVQDMKAYLEGGGLEFCDIILLLDGHPRPAHKAILAARSSYFEAMFRSFMPVDGQVNISIGEMVPSKQAFESMLRYIYYGDVNMPPEDSLYLFAAPYYYGFSNNRLQAYCKQNLEMNVTVENVLQILEAADKTQALDMKKHCLHIIVHQFIKVSKLPNLRSLSQLLLLDIIESLATHISDKQCAEMGSDI